Proteins from a genomic interval of Anaerohalosphaeraceae bacterium:
- a CDS encoding chemotaxis protein CheX — MIEQKTYHETVLDAAKEVFETMIFMEIEPAASAEQTDHSLLGSITFRGNLEGCLGISLSWPCAQAIARNMLALDPDAEISEREVCDAVGEVANMVMGSIKSRIQDIYPDIAVSIPTVVTGKELNSSLPDRTEKVSVSVCLNEEYYADFTLFYRKTE, encoded by the coding sequence ATGATCGAACAGAAAACGTATCACGAAACCGTTCTGGATGCCGCCAAAGAAGTCTTTGAAACGATGATTTTTATGGAAATTGAGCCCGCCGCCTCCGCCGAACAGACCGACCATTCTCTGCTGGGCTCTATCACCTTTCGAGGAAATCTCGAAGGATGTCTGGGGATTTCACTGTCCTGGCCCTGCGCTCAGGCCATCGCACGGAACATGCTGGCCCTTGATCCCGATGCAGAAATCTCTGAACGAGAAGTCTGCGATGCCGTTGGGGAGGTCGCCAACATGGTTATGGGAAGCATCAAAAGCCGCATTCAGGATATATACCCTGACATCGCTGTGTCTATTCCCACAGTCGTGACAGGAAAAGAGTTGAACAGTTCCCTGCCGGACAGAACGGAAAAAGTTTCCGTATCCGTCTGCCTGAACGAAGAATACTACGCAGACTTTACGCTTTTTTACCGCAAAACAGAATAA
- a CDS encoding methyl-accepting chemotaxis protein: MLNKMALKSKLLTYGLALTLAPLLVILAMVTVQNRQMTNAADEESTKMAYTDLDHIAQHIYNMLEVEQRSIQENINQSLQVARDIFSQTGDVRLDESSVTWQAVNQFSQSSQTVTLPKMMVGDTWLGQNTSRQIPSPIVDKVKDLMGVTCTIFQRMNEQGDMLRVCTNVEKKDGTRAIGTFIPKTQPDGTPNPVVSAILQGQRYEGRAFVVDKWYITAYEPIFDAQKKVIGALYVGIPQERCTNIRQAILKTVVGKTGYVFVLDSKGNYVISKDGKRDGECIWEAKDANGVYFIQEICKKALASKPGEITEQKYPWQNQGESVPREKIARVVYFQPWDWVIGVSSYLDEFYESSARLRSIGRASMIQISILAAAASLVSLVIWFFVSHKLTNRLTAVAEQILTGAEQVSDASGQVASASQTLAQGTTEQAAGLEETSSSLEEMAAMTKQNADNAAQAATLASGAQQAADNGAKAMQKMLHAIEEIQKSSDETAKIIKVIDEIAFQTNLLALNAAVEAARAGEAGKGFAVVAEEVRNLAIRSSEAAEKTTELIEQSVKNAKNGVQISNEVKTALDQIVSGIGKTSALVNEIAAACKEQAQGIEQINSAVSQMDKVTQQNAAGAEESASAAEELASQAESMKHTVAQLQTLIHGGHSSSFKTQKTSKKAAAEQPTLSNQIFHQIAEGSPNPSQKQPQRKTGAKVIPLDDQEFEASNEQ, translated from the coding sequence ATGCTGAACAAAATGGCTTTAAAATCAAAATTACTGACTTACGGTCTGGCTTTGACACTTGCACCTCTGCTGGTGATTCTGGCAATGGTCACCGTTCAAAATCGACAAATGACAAACGCGGCCGATGAGGAAAGCACAAAAATGGCCTATACCGACCTCGACCATATCGCCCAGCACATTTACAACATGCTCGAGGTCGAACAGCGTTCTATCCAGGAAAACATCAACCAATCCCTGCAGGTTGCTCGGGATATTTTCAGTCAAACCGGAGATGTTCGCCTGGATGAATCGTCCGTCACCTGGCAGGCCGTTAACCAGTTCAGCCAGAGCAGCCAGACCGTGACCCTGCCCAAAATGATGGTCGGTGACACCTGGCTGGGTCAGAATACCAGCCGGCAGATTCCCTCTCCAATCGTGGATAAGGTCAAAGACCTTATGGGCGTTACCTGCACAATCTTCCAGCGGATGAATGAGCAGGGAGATATGCTGCGGGTCTGCACCAATGTCGAGAAGAAAGACGGCACCCGTGCTATCGGCACTTTCATCCCCAAAACTCAGCCGGACGGAACCCCCAATCCGGTCGTCTCCGCAATTCTTCAGGGGCAGCGGTACGAAGGCAGAGCTTTTGTAGTAGACAAATGGTACATCACCGCCTATGAACCGATTTTCGATGCCCAGAAAAAGGTAATTGGGGCCCTGTATGTCGGGATTCCGCAGGAACGCTGTACGAATATCCGTCAGGCCATTCTGAAAACCGTTGTCGGCAAGACCGGCTACGTCTTCGTGCTTGACTCCAAGGGCAACTACGTAATCTCCAAAGACGGCAAGAGAGACGGAGAGTGCATCTGGGAAGCCAAGGACGCCAACGGCGTTTACTTCATCCAGGAAATCTGCAAAAAAGCCCTCGCCTCCAAACCTGGTGAAATCACTGAACAGAAATACCCGTGGCAGAATCAGGGCGAATCCGTCCCGAGGGAAAAAATCGCCCGGGTCGTGTATTTCCAGCCATGGGATTGGGTCATCGGCGTCAGTTCTTATCTGGATGAGTTTTATGAATCCAGCGCCCGTCTCCGTTCAATCGGCCGTGCTTCCATGATTCAAATCAGCATTCTGGCAGCCGCCGCTTCGCTGGTGTCTCTGGTTATCTGGTTCTTTGTTTCGCATAAACTCACCAATCGGCTCACGGCCGTTGCAGAGCAGATTCTCACCGGAGCTGAGCAGGTTTCCGACGCCTCCGGCCAGGTAGCTTCCGCTTCCCAGACCCTCGCGCAGGGGACAACCGAACAGGCCGCCGGTCTTGAGGAAACGTCTTCCTCGCTCGAAGAGATGGCCGCAATGACCAAGCAGAACGCCGACAACGCCGCCCAGGCCGCCACTCTGGCCTCCGGTGCACAGCAGGCCGCCGACAACGGCGCCAAGGCCATGCAGAAAATGCTGCATGCCATCGAGGAAATCCAGAAGAGTTCTGATGAAACAGCTAAGATTATTAAGGTCATCGACGAAATCGCCTTCCAGACCAACCTGCTGGCTCTGAATGCGGCCGTAGAAGCCGCACGGGCCGGCGAAGCCGGAAAGGGCTTTGCCGTCGTTGCCGAAGAGGTGCGGAATCTGGCGATTCGTTCATCCGAAGCGGCGGAAAAAACCACCGAACTGATTGAACAGTCCGTTAAAAATGCCAAAAACGGCGTTCAAATCTCCAACGAAGTCAAAACCGCACTTGACCAAATCGTCAGCGGCATCGGGAAGACATCCGCTCTGGTCAATGAAATTGCCGCCGCCTGCAAAGAACAGGCTCAGGGCATCGAACAAATTAACTCGGCGGTTTCCCAGATGGACAAAGTCACCCAGCAGAATGCCGCCGGAGCCGAAGAGTCTGCCAGTGCCGCCGAGGAACTGGCTTCTCAGGCCGAATCGATGAAGCACACAGTAGCCCAGCTCCAGACCCTCATCCACGGCGGACATTCTTCTTCATTCAAAACACAAAAAACAAGCAAAAAAGCGGCCGCTGAACAGCCGACCTTGTCCAATCAGATTTTTCACCAGATTGCCGAGGGCTCTCCCAACCCCTCGCAAAAGCAGCCGCAGCGGAAAACCGGGGCCAAAGTAATCCCCCTCGACGATCAGGAGTTTGAGGCCTCAAATGAACAATAA
- a CDS encoding response regulator — translation MPKSLMIVDDSATMRKIIMRTVRMSGLEFDRTEEAGNGAEAIEKLKASPVDIVLCDINMPEMPGTEMVKQARQLPNCQNTKIIMVSTESSQELINSVLASGANGYITKPFTPEKFQEQLAPFMS, via the coding sequence ATGCCAAAGTCGTTAATGATTGTTGATGATTCAGCCACAATGCGGAAAATCATCATGCGAACCGTCCGAATGTCCGGTCTCGAATTTGACCGGACGGAGGAAGCCGGCAACGGCGCCGAGGCCATCGAAAAACTGAAGGCCTCGCCGGTGGACATCGTCCTGTGCGACATCAACATGCCGGAAATGCCCGGTACGGAAATGGTCAAACAGGCCCGACAGCTGCCGAACTGCCAGAACACCAAGATTATTATGGTCTCCACCGAAAGCTCTCAGGAATTGATCAACAGTGTCCTGGCCAGCGGCGCCAACGGCTACATTACCAAACCTTTTACACCTGAAAAATTTCAGGAACAACTGGCTCCGTTTATGAGTTAA